cgttgggcccatcaaggctcAACCTATAAATTCCGTCTCCTCCATCTTAGGTTGTTTATTTGAATCTCTCTGGAATCAGAAACCCTAGTGCCCTTTGCATACCAGACTTTCTTCCTTCCCAAAACACTAAAAAGTTTCCCAATGTTCTTACTCTGTCATCCATGGCAGAACAGTCTCCCTAACCATCTTCTTCACCCTCATCACCCTCGAAAGCCTAACTCACTGCACAAGAGATGGCATTCCTCACGGCAAGTTGTCATCTTGCCGCCCAGCCACAAACCATCCCGAAAAACCTCGGCTAAAGCCTATAGACCTCGTACCACTCCTATTTAAATGGGGGCACAGCTCAGAGAGTACCCCACTCCCAACATTGTCCTCTGAAAGTGAAAAGAAGATAAGAGATGATAAGGAGGTGTTCGGGAGTATACTTAGCAACATGGAGAAAGAAGGAGGACTGCTTGAAGCTAGGGTTGTGAACCGGTCACTTCCTTCGGAGGAGGAGATGGAGGAAGCATCAAGGAGAATCACTCTGGCAATCttggatcctaaggaaactacTAACGCAGAATCCTATAAGGGACCCACCAGGGTCTCTTTGGAGGAAGCCGCGACAGAGAAGCAGCCTGAAGTagctgaagagaagaagaagaagatgatgatcaAAGAGAAGAGGGCTGAAGGAGATGAGGAAGCTCATCCAAtcaagaagaaggaaaggagGACAAATGAGAAGAAGGAATGCAGGCGGAAGGAGAGGCGCCTGAAGAAGGaggaagaaaggagaaaaatgGCTGAGAGCCCAGAACTGGATGGAGAATCCACCTCCGTAAAGAGGGATAAGGGGGATTCAGCACAACTGAAGAATGAGCGCAACCTGAAACATCGCAAACGGTTGCGACTGGCGAATGAGAATGCGCCGCTAGGGTCAACAATTGACCCACCGATTTTGATAGATGTGTTAGAAGAGCAGGAGAGGAGAAGAAAGGAGGAGGAAAAGAAGCAAGAGAAAATGTTGTGAGCATAGCTAATCTTTGCAGAAGGTAGtcgaagaagaaaattacaagatgaGGAGGTACGCGCAACAATGAGATTTCGgcaaaagaagaggaaaaggcTCGAAGAGGAACAGCGCATTTTTCTAGTCTCTGAGAAGTTTTAAAaggaatttgaagaagaaatgagagaagaggcagaagaagaaatgaagaagaaagaggaaaagaagaggGAGCGTTGAGCAAACGTTCAAcgcataagagagaagaaggcCAAGGAAATTGCTGAATAGGAGAAGAAGGAACAACACAAGGcaagagaaagaaaacaaaggcaagAATCCCGCCTTGCATTGACcaaagaaaagggcaaagcaGTTGTAGAATGCAGGGAGCCCGCGTTAGCTAAGTGGCGTCCATCGAAGTAGAGAGAAAAGATGATATGCTAATGGAGATAGGATTTTTCCCCACGCCAACACCAGTACCAGACCTGATTACAAGTGTTGCACTAGAGCACGGATGGGAAACATTTTGCCAATGCCCAGCCATCGTCATTCTAAAGGTAGTGCGTGAATTCTACAACGGATGActacatggcaccaaggatATGGTGACCATAAGAGGAGAAATGGTGTCTTTtagcgcaaaggacatcaatgaattaTACTTGATGAAGAGCAACCCAGATGCACTGggtaataaaatcattgatgatcctattgaagagcagatggaagatgcgctgcaaacattaacgcaaccgggcactaAATGGACGGTTTCATTAAAAGGCATCAGAACCCTGGCGTCCAAGACACTGCTTCCTGAGGCGCGACTTTGGGTATATTTGGTAAAACTGAGACTCATCCCGACTTCCCATGACAAAACAATTTTGAGGGATCGAGTCTTGGCCACATATTGCATTGCGTGCGGCATTCCAATCGATGTGGGCCAGTTAATCGCAAAACAAATTTGAGGTTTTTCAGGGCACATAAGAGGTCTTCCCATGGACGGTTTCAAGCTTATGTCTATCATTGGGTGTAGATATTGATGAAGAGCCAATGCCAGAAGTTCATGGCCTCATAAAcgtcaagattttgaggttgatcctcaaagattccccacacTGCCCTGAGCTCCCATTGAAGAGGCACGTCATTGATTTAAATGTGCCGCAATAACCCATGCTAAAGAAACAGAGTAAAGATGACAAAGGAAAGGGGGAAGTCCAAGACTCACCAACGCAAGAACCAGAACCCTTGGATCCTTTGCCTTTGATAATTCACCCTTCAAGCCCTCCCGCATAACCTTCTTCTTCACTTCCTGAGCATTTCACAAACCTTCTCCTTGCCCCTTATTCTCCAACCCTATATCCAGTAGCTCCATCCTCACCTTCATcatcatcaccgcaacttcccCTTTCAGTGACACATGTTAATGACCCACGCAATctgggtgaaggcacttctgcccaaccccaatACGTCGATGGCGaaacatcgcaggcacaacctaCCATTGCCTCTTTAACTACTGAACTAGCCGATATGCGAACCCTTCTTGCCCAACAACAAGAACTCTTCTTCCAACAACAGGCCTTCTTCTGCCAGAGAATAGATGCGGTAAACGAGCGAGTAGAAGATTTAAAACGCAATGCTGCCAAGACAAGGCAAGTGATGATCAATATTCAATGCAACATCTATACGATCCACCTGAACCAGAGGCAACTAgcggagcgcaaccatgagtacttcaacttcttGACAGTGTATCatcatggtcccatggtgccttcACATCTTCAGCAGCATCTACACTTCGAAGAAACTCCTCGCGTACCTCACCAAAATTCTCCACCAGAACCTCCTCCTCCtcaataattttacattttttttattgtggtcattcttttattcataacttcattcattatttttcaatgtatagaagctaattctttgattctttgtacatgcaaaaaaaaattgtattgcattaattgtaattctttgtatagttggtgaatttttaatacaactgagtaacgaTTCTTTCAAGTATGCGatagcctcttctttatcatcctttgtcaatttttgcgatattcttaatcttttaatttgtgttattcattgcgctgccatgatgagtcaTATGTATACACTTagtaacatttcccacactttgtattttctgactaacacttagttaattcattgCTATAGCACTATTTTACcttttattcttcaaaattctgcttAAACCTTcgtttcaaaattttgtctaagtttTTGTCTATTCTGTCTAAACAACGCAATAagaaccttgcgc
This genomic window from Benincasa hispida cultivar B227 chromosome 4, ASM972705v1, whole genome shotgun sequence contains:
- the LOC120076246 gene encoding capping protein inhibiting regulator of actin dynamics-like, coding for MEKEGGLLEARVVNRSLPSEEEMEEASRRITLAILDPKETTNAESYKGPTRVSLEEAATEKQPEVAEEKKKKMMIKEKRAEGDEEAHPIKKKERRTNEKKECRRKERRLKKEEERRKMAESPELDGESTSVKRDKGDSAQLKNERNLKHRKRLRLANENAPLGSTIDPPILIDVLEEQERRRKEEEKKQEKML